From Burkholderia savannae, a single genomic window includes:
- a CDS encoding IS110 family RNA-guided transposase: MQETQQHDAIDIFIGVDVGKGQHHAVALDRNGKRLYNQALPNDEVKLRALIAELKTHGRLLFVVDQPSTIGALPVAVARAEGILVAYLPGLAMRRIADLHAGEAKTDARDAAIIAEAARSMPHTLRSLRLADEQLAELTMLCGFDDDLAAQVTQTSNRIRGLLTQIHPALERVLGPRLDHPAVLDLLERYPSPSALAAASEKTLANRLIKLAPRMGKNLAAEIVHALNEQAVIVPGTQAATIVMPRLAQQLAALRKQRDEIAAEVERLVLAHPLWPVLTSMPGVGVRTAARLLTEVAHKAFASAAHLAAYAGLAPVTRRSGSSIRGEHPSRRGNKVLKRALFLSAFAALRDPVSRAYYSRKIQQGKRHNQALIALARRRCDVLFAMLRDGTIYQPKSAPNA; encoded by the coding sequence ATGCAAGAAACCCAACAACATGACGCCATCGATATCTTCATCGGCGTCGACGTCGGTAAAGGCCAGCATCACGCCGTTGCACTCGATCGAAATGGCAAGCGTCTGTACAACCAGGCGCTACCCAACGACGAGGTCAAGCTGCGAGCCCTCATCGCCGAGCTCAAGACTCACGGCCGACTTCTGTTCGTCGTCGACCAGCCTTCCACCATAGGTGCGCTTCCTGTAGCCGTCGCCCGTGCTGAAGGCATACTCGTCGCCTATCTTCCCGGACTGGCCATGCGCCGTATTGCCGATCTGCACGCCGGCGAAGCCAAGACCGATGCCCGCGATGCCGCGATCATCGCCGAAGCCGCTCGCTCGATGCCGCATACGCTGCGCTCGCTTCGACTCGCCGACGAGCAGCTCGCCGAGCTCACCATGCTGTGCGGCTTCGATGACGACCTCGCCGCTCAGGTCACGCAGACCAGCAACCGCATTCGCGGCTTGCTTACTCAAATCCATCCGGCGCTCGAGCGCGTTCTCGGACCGCGCCTCGACCATCCGGCGGTGCTCGATCTGCTTGAGCGCTACCCGTCCCCAAGCGCACTTGCCGCTGCCAGCGAGAAGACCCTCGCCAACCGCCTCATCAAGCTCGCACCGCGCATGGGCAAGAACTTGGCGGCCGAAATCGTTCACGCGCTGAACGAGCAAGCCGTGATCGTGCCCGGCACGCAGGCTGCCACCATCGTCATGCCTCGTTTGGCCCAGCAACTCGCCGCCTTGCGCAAGCAGCGTGACGAAATCGCCGCCGAAGTTGAGCGGCTGGTGCTTGCTCACCCTCTTTGGCCGGTCCTGACCAGCATGCCGGGAGTCGGCGTCAGGACCGCCGCCAGACTCCTGACCGAAGTCGCCCATAAAGCCTTCGCCTCCGCCGCGCATCTGGCGGCCTACGCTGGCCTCGCGCCGGTCACCCGGCGCTCAGGCTCGTCGATCCGTGGCGAGCATCCATCCAGACGGGGCAACAAGGTGCTCAAGCGAGCCTTGTTCCTCTCTGCCTTCGCGGCCTTACGAGACCCAGTCTCGCGGGCCTATTACTCGCGCAAGATCCAGCAAGGCAAGCGCCACAACCAGGCCCTCATCGCACTGGCACGACGACGCTGCGACGTCCTGTTCGCCATGCTGCGTGATGGCACCATTTACCAACCCAAGTCAGCCCCTAACGCTTGA
- a CDS encoding TetR/AcrR family transcriptional regulator encodes MARPLSPEKRNALLLSATQAVADQGVLASTASIARGAGVAEGTLFTYFENKEVLFQELYLHLKNELADYVMPDYPDNASYRLRMEHIFQRYVGWGLANAAGRLALSKLSASGVLQEGTRARGMEPFLAVSRMMEDAVQNGVLADAPIAFLYAVIERIADITIEYVDREPEGAERHRQLGFRAAWRAVTE; translated from the coding sequence ATGGCGCGCCCTCTGAGCCCGGAAAAACGCAATGCCCTTTTGTTGTCGGCGACGCAGGCCGTTGCCGACCAAGGCGTGCTGGCGAGCACGGCGAGCATCGCCCGCGGCGCGGGAGTCGCGGAAGGAACGCTGTTCACCTACTTCGAGAACAAGGAAGTCCTGTTCCAGGAACTGTACCTGCACCTCAAAAACGAGCTGGCCGATTATGTCATGCCAGACTATCCGGATAACGCGAGCTACCGGCTTCGCATGGAACACATCTTCCAGCGTTACGTGGGCTGGGGGCTGGCCAATGCGGCCGGGCGCCTTGCGCTTTCGAAGCTGTCGGCTTCGGGAGTGCTGCAGGAAGGAACGCGGGCACGAGGCATGGAGCCGTTCCTGGCCGTGTCCCGGATGATGGAGGATGCGGTGCAGAACGGCGTGCTTGCCGATGCGCCGATTGCGTTTCTTTACGCCGTGATCGAGCGCATTGCCGACATCACGATCGAGTACGTCGACAGGGAACCCGAGGGTGCCGAACGTCATCGGCAACTGGGGTTTCGTGCCGCGTGGAGAGCTGTCACGGAGTAA
- a CDS encoding SDR family NAD(P)-dependent oxidoreductase has protein sequence MRSQKWFITGASGGLGLALTEKVLADGHRVVAAVRRVAALQALKEAWPDALEVESVDVTRPEQVQAVAARHPDVDVVVNNAGGAVIGAMEEMTEADIEQQIALNLLAPIHITRAFLGAMRARKHGTFVHVTSVGGRAAFPSGSLYHAAKYGLEGFAEAVSQEVAEFGIKTLIVEPGSIKTGFVANIRWTDELACYKDGVVGKLRQQIKAVGDEYASGDPVKMAGAIYAISQLPEPPLRTVLGGDAYAVLEAAYSRSLAALQAQKDLAGSVMFEGKAGFNPQ, from the coding sequence ATGCGCAGTCAGAAGTGGTTCATTACCGGAGCATCCGGCGGGCTCGGTTTGGCCCTCACCGAAAAAGTGCTCGCCGACGGGCATCGTGTGGTTGCCGCGGTGCGACGAGTCGCAGCGCTGCAGGCGCTGAAGGAAGCCTGGCCCGATGCGCTCGAAGTGGAGTCGGTCGACGTGACCCGTCCTGAGCAGGTGCAGGCCGTCGCGGCGCGCCATCCCGATGTCGATGTGGTCGTCAACAACGCGGGTGGCGCCGTCATCGGCGCAATGGAGGAAATGACCGAAGCCGACATCGAGCAGCAGATCGCGCTCAATCTGCTCGCGCCCATCCACATCACGCGCGCCTTCCTCGGCGCGATGCGCGCGCGAAAGCACGGCACGTTCGTCCATGTCACCAGTGTCGGAGGACGCGCCGCCTTCCCGAGCGGCTCGCTCTATCACGCTGCGAAATACGGCCTCGAGGGTTTTGCGGAAGCGGTGAGCCAGGAAGTGGCCGAATTCGGCATCAAGACCCTCATCGTCGAACCGGGCTCCATCAAGACGGGCTTCGTGGCCAACATTCGCTGGACCGACGAACTCGCCTGCTACAAGGACGGCGTGGTCGGCAAGCTGCGCCAGCAGATCAAGGCGGTCGGCGATGAATACGCATCGGGCGATCCCGTGAAAATGGCCGGCGCCATCTATGCGATCAGCCAGTTGCCGGAGCCGCCGCTGCGCACCGTCCTCGGCGGGGACGCCTACGCGGTGCTCGAAGCCGCTTATAGCCGGAGCCTCGCCGCGCTGCAGGCCCAAAAGGACCTCGCCGGTTCGGTGATGTTCGAAGGCAAGGCGGGATTCAATCCCCAGTAA
- a CDS encoding SDR family NAD(P)-dependent oxidoreductase: MSKVWLITGASRGLGRAILEAALQDDGMVLATARDTSRFADLQARHGERLATFELDVTNEERAKRAVAEAVRRFGRLDALVNNAGYGHVQPFEYTSSDDFRAQFETNLFGVVNLTRAVIPVMRSQGSGHIFQISSAGGRISSPGLSAYQSAKWAVGGFSDVVGKELAPFGIRVCTLEPGGMRTEWGYEARSTLQDLPRDYQQSMAGFKALIDAYVGHEVGDPERVAKLIVMLASREFVPARLVLGSDAWQVVEAEEDVRRETGQNWKAVTLAADFGAAPLEWPAE; this comes from the coding sequence ATGTCAAAAGTCTGGTTGATTACCGGCGCGTCCCGAGGGCTCGGCCGCGCCATTCTCGAGGCCGCCTTGCAGGACGACGGCATGGTTCTGGCCACCGCGCGCGACACTTCGCGGTTCGCCGATTTGCAGGCGCGTCACGGCGAGCGTCTGGCGACGTTCGAGCTGGACGTGACCAACGAGGAGCGGGCAAAGCGCGCCGTAGCCGAAGCGGTGCGCCGGTTCGGGCGTCTGGACGCACTCGTCAACAACGCCGGTTACGGCCATGTCCAGCCGTTCGAGTACACGTCTTCGGACGATTTCCGCGCACAGTTCGAAACCAATCTTTTTGGAGTGGTCAACCTCACGCGCGCAGTCATTCCGGTGATGCGCTCGCAGGGCAGCGGCCACATCTTTCAGATTTCATCGGCGGGCGGCCGCATCAGCAGCCCGGGACTCTCCGCTTACCAGTCGGCGAAATGGGCCGTCGGCGGATTCAGCGATGTCGTCGGCAAGGAACTCGCACCGTTCGGCATCCGCGTCTGCACGCTGGAACCAGGCGGCATGCGCACCGAATGGGGATACGAGGCGCGTTCGACACTGCAAGACCTTCCCCGGGACTATCAGCAATCGATGGCCGGGTTCAAGGCGCTGATCGACGCGTACGTGGGCCATGAAGTGGGAGATCCCGAGCGCGTCGCTAAACTGATCGTCATGCTGGCTTCGCGTGAATTCGTGCCGGCGCGGCTGGTGCTTGGCTCGGATGCCTGGCAGGTCGTCGAAGCCGAGGAGGACGTCCGCCGCGAGACCGGGCAAAACTGGAAGGCCGTGACGCTTGCAGCCGATTTCGGCGCGGCACCGCTCGAATGGCCCGCGGAGTGA
- a CDS encoding NAD-dependent epimerase/dehydratase family protein, giving the protein MRVVLIGATGMVGQGVLRACLAAEDVAEIIVIGRRALEGGVDPRVKVFTLPDLASFRAMDDTFAGVDACFFCAGVSSFGLSEAAYRAVTYDLTLNVARELLRVSPAMTMVYVSGAGADSSEQGRSMWARVRGQIENALQRLPFRQVVIFRPSAILPENGIQSRTASYRWMYVALKPLLLLLRRISPASVLTTRAVGDAMLNAARHGVPQRVLTPAAIHRLASARA; this is encoded by the coding sequence ATGCGCGTCGTACTGATCGGCGCGACCGGCATGGTCGGCCAGGGTGTATTGCGTGCCTGCCTCGCAGCGGAGGACGTCGCCGAAATCATCGTCATCGGCCGGCGCGCGCTGGAGGGGGGCGTGGACCCGCGGGTCAAGGTATTCACCTTGCCCGACCTCGCAAGTTTTCGGGCCATGGACGACACGTTCGCCGGTGTCGACGCCTGCTTTTTCTGCGCAGGGGTGTCGTCTTTCGGCTTGTCCGAGGCCGCCTATCGCGCGGTAACCTACGACCTCACGCTCAATGTCGCCCGGGAACTGCTTCGCGTGAGCCCTGCCATGACGATGGTTTATGTATCCGGCGCCGGCGCCGACAGCAGTGAACAAGGCCGAAGCATGTGGGCTCGCGTTCGCGGCCAAATCGAGAATGCGCTGCAGCGACTGCCATTCCGGCAAGTGGTCATTTTCCGCCCATCCGCGATCCTGCCTGAGAACGGCATTCAGTCGCGCACGGCTTCGTATCGCTGGATGTACGTCGCACTCAAACCGCTGCTGCTGTTGCTTCGGCGAATTTCACCCGCCAGCGTCCTGACCACCCGGGCCGTTGGCGATGCGATGCTCAACGCGGCGCGCCACGGGGTGCCCCAGCGCGTTCTGACGCCGGCCGCGATCCATCGTCTGGCCAGCGCACGGGCGTAA
- a CDS encoding glutathione S-transferase has protein sequence MRYELYYWPDIQGRGEFVRLALEAAEAEYVDVARESPRKGLGVSAMMGLLESDSLECLPFAPPFLKAGEQIIGQTANILLFLGARHHLAPRDDAGRLWTHQLQLTVSDFVVEVHDSHHPIASGLYYEDQKAQAAMRAEDFIKHRLPKFLGYFGKVLAHNPHKSGYMAGGGLTYMDLSMFQLIEGLRYAFPKAMARIEKKHAGLVELHDRIAQHPPIARYLASGRRIPFNEQGIFRHYAELDR, from the coding sequence ATGCGCTACGAGCTTTACTACTGGCCGGACATCCAGGGGCGCGGCGAATTCGTGCGGCTCGCGCTCGAGGCGGCCGAAGCCGAATACGTGGACGTCGCGCGCGAATCGCCGCGCAAGGGCCTGGGCGTGTCGGCGATGATGGGGCTCCTGGAGAGCGATTCGCTGGAGTGCCTGCCGTTCGCGCCGCCGTTCCTCAAGGCGGGCGAGCAGATCATCGGGCAAACGGCCAACATCCTGCTGTTCCTCGGCGCGCGGCATCACCTCGCGCCGCGCGACGACGCAGGGCGGCTGTGGACGCATCAATTGCAGCTGACGGTGTCCGATTTCGTCGTCGAGGTTCACGACAGTCACCATCCGATCGCAAGCGGCCTGTATTACGAGGACCAGAAAGCGCAAGCCGCGATGCGGGCGGAGGATTTCATCAAGCATCGGCTGCCGAAGTTCCTCGGCTATTTCGGCAAGGTGCTCGCGCACAATCCGCACAAGAGCGGCTACATGGCGGGCGGCGGCCTGACGTATATGGATCTGTCGATGTTCCAGCTGATCGAGGGCTTGCGCTACGCGTTTCCGAAGGCGATGGCGCGTATCGAGAAGAAGCATGCCGGGCTGGTCGAGCTGCACGACAGGATCGCGCAGCATCCGCCGATCGCGCGCTATCTGGCGTCCGGTCGGCGCATTCCGTTCAACGAGCAGGGGATCTTCCGGCATTACGCCGAGCTGGATCGATGA
- a CDS encoding NHL repeat-containing protein, with product MTGSTVPANGDLNPYGIAFVPSGVPSWSTLKPGDVVVSNFNNTANLQGTGTTIVKLVPNGDPVVFFQGGNVGLTTALAVLHSGFVLVGNLPTKDGTTLASSGSLLVVNPQGTLVKELTSPALLDGPWDLAVIDRGQRITAFVSNVLNGTVARLDMTIGENGVTVLPSSLVIASGYLHRSDPAALVVGPTGLAYDSTRDVLYVASTGDNAVFAIHGAASTTRNNGVGRMIYFDNMHLHGPLALALAPNGHLVTANGDAVNADPNQPSEIVEFTPEGRFIAQMQVDSVPGAAFGLAFGASGGGQPQFAAVDDNTNTATVWTLRQDKGN from the coding sequence ATGACCGGGTCGACGGTCCCCGCGAACGGCGATCTCAATCCGTACGGCATCGCATTCGTGCCGAGCGGCGTGCCCTCATGGAGCACGCTGAAGCCGGGCGACGTCGTCGTCTCGAACTTCAACAACACAGCGAACCTGCAGGGCACCGGCACGACGATCGTGAAGCTCGTGCCGAACGGCGATCCCGTGGTCTTCTTCCAGGGCGGCAACGTCGGCCTCACCACCGCGCTCGCGGTGCTCCACAGCGGCTTCGTGCTCGTCGGCAACCTGCCGACGAAGGACGGCACGACGCTCGCGTCGTCCGGCTCGCTGCTCGTCGTCAATCCGCAAGGCACGCTCGTCAAGGAACTGACCAGCCCCGCGCTGCTCGACGGGCCGTGGGATCTCGCGGTGATCGACCGGGGGCAACGCATCACGGCGTTCGTGTCGAACGTGCTGAACGGCACGGTGGCGCGGCTCGACATGACGATCGGCGAGAACGGCGTCACGGTGCTGCCGAGCTCGCTCGTCATCGCGTCGGGCTATCTGCATCGAAGCGATCCGGCGGCGCTCGTCGTCGGGCCGACGGGCCTCGCATACGATTCGACCCGCGACGTGCTGTACGTCGCGTCGACGGGCGACAACGCGGTGTTCGCGATTCACGGCGCCGCGTCGACGACGCGCAACAACGGCGTCGGGCGCATGATCTATTTCGACAACATGCACCTGCACGGGCCGCTCGCGCTGGCGCTCGCGCCGAACGGCCACCTCGTCACCGCGAACGGCGACGCCGTCAATGCCGATCCGAATCAGCCGAGCGAAATCGTCGAGTTCACGCCCGAGGGGCGCTTCATCGCGCAAATGCAAGTCGACTCGGTGCCGGGGGCGGCGTTCGGACTCGCGTTCGGGGCGAGCGGCGGCGGGCAGCCGCAATTCGCGGCCGTCGACGACAACACGAACACGGCGACCGTCTGGACGCTGCGTCAAGACAAAGGCAACTGA
- a CDS encoding YceH family protein: protein MNSTPDASQRPAIRALTPLEARVLGVLIEKQHTVPDTYPLSLNALTAGCNQKTARSPVMNVSEAEVLTAIDGLKRLSLASEGSSSRVPRFEHNMNRVLGIPSQAAALLTMLLLRGPQTGAELRLNTARLHGFADISSVEAFLDELAARTPPLVVKLARAPGERESRWMHLLCGDIAPDEAPARGAQDDAVPPSEFEALKAEQKALTAELAQLRAFVEHMANELGIDVGKFSRGG from the coding sequence ATGAATTCCACTCCCGATGCATCCCAACGCCCCGCCATTCGCGCCCTCACGCCGCTCGAAGCGCGCGTGCTCGGCGTATTGATCGAGAAGCAGCACACGGTTCCGGATACCTATCCGCTGTCGCTCAACGCGCTGACGGCCGGCTGCAATCAGAAGACCGCCCGATCGCCGGTGATGAACGTGTCGGAGGCCGAGGTGCTCACGGCGATCGACGGCCTGAAGCGTCTGAGCCTCGCGTCGGAGGGCAGCAGCAGCCGCGTGCCGCGCTTCGAGCACAACATGAACCGCGTGCTCGGCATTCCGAGCCAGGCGGCCGCGTTGCTGACGATGCTGCTGCTGCGCGGTCCGCAGACGGGCGCGGAGCTGCGCCTGAACACCGCGCGCCTGCACGGCTTCGCCGACATCTCGTCGGTCGAGGCGTTCCTCGACGAGCTCGCCGCGCGCACGCCGCCGCTCGTCGTCAAGCTCGCGCGCGCGCCGGGCGAGCGCGAGAGCCGGTGGATGCATCTGCTGTGCGGCGACATCGCGCCGGACGAAGCGCCCGCGCGCGGCGCGCAGGACGACGCGGTGCCGCCGTCGGAGTTCGAAGCGCTGAAGGCCGAGCAGAAGGCGCTGACGGCGGAGCTCGCGCAACTGCGCGCGTTCGTCGAGCACATGGCGAACGAGCTCGGCATCGACGTCGGCAAGTTTTCGCGCGGGGGCTGA
- a CDS encoding GlxA family transcriptional regulator yields MTADVPASPLAADSAQPRLRFAIVLLPNFTLTAFSGFVDMLRLSADDGDHSKPVRCSWTVIGDTLAPVRASCGIQVTPWQTFDDADAFDYVVVVGGLLHSGPQAGPQTLQFVRRAAAAGANLVGICTGAFALMRAGVLDGHRVCVSWFHYWDFVERFPNADPDLLIADRLFVIDRRRITCSGGRASIDVAAAILLRHFDHATVQKALRILLVGEMQKGNAPQPHPPGLEPATHPKVKRAILLMEQHVGRALPLDELACKLDLSTRQLERLFKAQTGRSPQAFAKQVRLRTAAWLLTSSDRTVADIASSCGFADASHLGREFRKQFGAPPAAYREKGVAAGGAGEAAAIAGAAGDAPADPDADWNSELGA; encoded by the coding sequence ATGACCGCCGACGTACCCGCTTCGCCCCTTGCCGCCGATTCCGCCCAGCCGCGCCTGCGCTTCGCAATCGTGCTGCTGCCGAATTTCACGCTGACCGCGTTCTCGGGGTTCGTCGACATGCTGCGGCTGTCTGCCGACGACGGCGACCACAGCAAGCCCGTGCGCTGCTCGTGGACCGTGATCGGCGACACGCTCGCGCCCGTGCGCGCGAGCTGCGGGATTCAGGTGACGCCGTGGCAGACGTTCGACGACGCCGACGCGTTCGACTACGTGGTCGTCGTGGGCGGCCTGCTGCATTCGGGGCCGCAGGCGGGGCCGCAGACGCTGCAGTTCGTCCGCCGCGCGGCGGCGGCGGGCGCGAACCTCGTCGGGATCTGCACGGGCGCGTTCGCGCTGATGCGCGCGGGCGTGCTCGACGGGCACCGCGTGTGCGTGAGCTGGTTCCATTATTGGGATTTCGTCGAGCGCTTCCCGAACGCCGATCCGGATCTGCTGATCGCCGATCGCCTGTTCGTGATCGACCGGCGGCGGATCACGTGCTCGGGCGGGCGCGCGTCGATCGACGTCGCCGCGGCGATCCTGCTGCGCCACTTCGATCACGCAACGGTGCAGAAGGCGCTCCGAATCCTGCTCGTCGGCGAGATGCAGAAGGGCAACGCGCCGCAGCCGCACCCGCCGGGGCTCGAGCCCGCGACGCATCCGAAGGTCAAGCGCGCGATCCTGCTGATGGAGCAGCATGTCGGGCGCGCGCTGCCGCTCGACGAGCTCGCGTGCAAGCTCGATCTGTCGACGCGGCAGCTCGAGCGGCTGTTCAAGGCGCAGACCGGCAGGAGCCCGCAGGCGTTCGCGAAGCAGGTGCGGCTGCGCACGGCCGCGTGGCTCCTGACGAGCTCGGACCGCACCGTCGCCGACATCGCATCGAGCTGCGGGTTCGCGGACGCGTCGCACCTCGGGCGCGAGTTCCGCAAGCAGTTCGGCGCGCCGCCCGCGGCTTACCGCGAGAAAGGCGTCGCGGCGGGCGGCGCGGGGGAGGCGGCGGCGATCGCGGGCGCGGCGGGCGATGCGCCGGCCGATCCGGACGCGGATTGGAACAGCGAATTGGGGGCATGA
- a CDS encoding L-serine ammonia-lyase, whose product MNVSVFDLFKIGIGPSSSHTVGPMIAACRFASHVEDANLLGFVRRVRIGLYGSLGATGKGHGTDKAVLLGLEGHLPDAIDPDLIEPRLNAIRAEKSLALLGKRGIRFDEKEDIGFYRKLMSGTSVVHPNGMRFQAFDEHGQLLVEKEYYSVGGGFVVNRDGDRVNGVRAAADVPHPFRTGDDLMRACRASGLSIAELTFRNECALRPADEVRAGLVAIWKTMAACVERGCKVDGELPGPMRVKRRAAELHTRLRDRSEESLRDPLSMLDWVNLYAMAVNEENAAGGRVVTAPTNGAAGVIPAVLHYYVKFVPGSNEQGIVDFLLTAAAIGIIYKETASISGAEVGCQGEVGVACSMAAAALAAVMGGTPGQVENAAEIGMEHNLGMTCDPVGGLVQIPCIERNAMGAIKALNASRIALKGDGQHYVSLDSVIKTMRETGADMKTKYKETSRGGLAVNVIEC is encoded by the coding sequence ATGAACGTCAGCGTTTTCGATCTGTTCAAGATCGGCATCGGTCCGTCGAGCTCGCACACCGTCGGGCCGATGATCGCCGCGTGCCGGTTCGCGTCGCACGTCGAGGATGCGAACCTGCTCGGCTTCGTGCGCCGCGTGCGGATCGGGCTGTACGGCTCGCTCGGCGCGACGGGCAAGGGCCACGGCACCGACAAGGCGGTGCTGCTCGGCCTCGAGGGCCATCTGCCGGACGCGATCGATCCCGACCTGATCGAGCCCCGCTTGAACGCGATTCGCGCGGAAAAATCGCTCGCGCTGCTCGGCAAGCGCGGCATCCGCTTCGACGAGAAGGAGGACATCGGCTTCTACCGCAAGCTGATGAGCGGCACGAGCGTCGTGCATCCGAACGGCATGCGTTTCCAGGCGTTCGACGAGCACGGCCAACTGCTCGTCGAGAAGGAATATTACTCGGTGGGCGGCGGCTTCGTCGTCAATCGCGACGGCGACCGCGTGAACGGCGTGCGCGCGGCGGCGGATGTGCCGCATCCGTTCCGCACCGGCGACGACCTGATGCGCGCGTGCCGCGCGAGCGGCCTGTCGATCGCCGAGCTCACGTTTCGCAACGAATGCGCGCTGCGCCCCGCCGACGAAGTGCGCGCGGGCCTCGTCGCGATCTGGAAGACGATGGCCGCATGCGTCGAGCGCGGCTGCAAGGTCGACGGCGAGCTGCCCGGCCCGATGCGCGTGAAGCGCCGCGCGGCCGAGCTCCACACGCGGCTGCGCGATCGATCGGAGGAATCGCTGCGCGATCCGCTGTCGATGCTCGACTGGGTGAACCTCTACGCGATGGCGGTCAACGAGGAGAACGCGGCGGGCGGGCGCGTCGTCACCGCGCCGACGAACGGCGCGGCGGGCGTGATCCCGGCCGTGCTCCATTACTACGTGAAATTCGTACCGGGCTCGAACGAGCAGGGCATCGTCGATTTTCTGCTCACCGCCGCGGCGATCGGGATCATCTACAAGGAAACCGCGTCGATCTCCGGCGCGGAGGTCGGCTGCCAGGGCGAGGTCGGCGTCGCGTGCTCGATGGCCGCCGCCGCGCTCGCGGCGGTGATGGGCGGCACGCCCGGGCAGGTCGAAAACGCGGCCGAGATCGGCATGGAGCACAACCTCGGGATGACGTGCGATCCCGTCGGCGGCCTCGTGCAGATTCCGTGCATCGAGCGCAACGCGATGGGCGCGATCAAGGCGCTCAACGCGTCGCGGATCGCGCTGAAGGGCGACGGCCAGCACTACGTGTCGCTCGATTCCGTCATCAAGACGATGCGCGAGACGGGCGCCGACATGAAGACGAAATACAAGGAAACGTCGCGCGGCGGCCTCGCCGTGAACGTCATCGAATGCTAA